The Cellulomonas oligotrophica sequence CGGCTGGCGGCTGGGCTGGCTCGTGCTGCCCGACGACCTCGTGGGCCCCGTCGACGCGCTCGCGGGCAACGTGGCCCTGTGCCCGCCGGCGCTCGCGCAGCACGCGGGCGTCGCGGCGTTCAGCGCCGAGGGCATGGCGGCGGCCCGCGCGAACGTCGAGCGGTACGCGGCCTCGCGCGCGCTGCTGCTGGAGCGGCTGCCCGACCTGGGCTGGGACCCGGTCGCCCCGGCCGACGGCGCGTTCTACCTGTACGGCGACGTGTCCGCCTCGGGCCTGGACTCGGTGACGTGGTGCGCGCGGCTGCTCGACGAGGCGGGCGTCGCGCTGACCCCCGGCACGGACTTCGACCCGCTGCACGGCCGCGACTGGGTGCGGCTGTCGTTCGCGTCCGCGCCGGAGGTCGTCGCCGAGGCTGTCGACCGCATCGTGGCCTGGCAGCGCACCCTCTGACCGGCCCCCGGCCCGTCGCGCGGGCCGGGGACCCGGCGCCTCAGGCGGGCCCGTCGCTGCCCGCGGCGTACTCCTCGAGCGGCACGACGTCGTCCGCCCACGCGGCCAGCACGGGCTCGACGATGCGCCAGCCCTCCTCGGCCTCGGCGGCGTGCGCCGACAGGCGGGTGTCGCCGTCGATCACGGCGAGCAGGAGCTGCCCGTAGGGCGTGGGGTCCTGCCGGGCGAGCTCGGTGTCGAGCGTGACGGTCTCGAGCGCGAAGGGGTCGCCGATGCCGTTGACGTTGAGGTCGAGCGACATCCGGTCGGGGTCGAGCTGGAGACGCAGCTCGTTGCGCGCCGGGGCCTCGCCGGCGAAGACGCGGTGCGGGACCTCGCGGAACCGGACGACGATCTCCCGCCGGTCCGCGGCGAGGGCCTTGCCGGTCCGCAGCCGGAACGGCACCCCGCCCCAGCGCCACGTGTCGACGTGCAGGGTCACCTCGGCGTACGTCTCGGTGCCGCGGGCCGGGTCGACGCCGGGGGCGTCGGTGTAGGCGTCGACGGCACGTCCCGCCACGGTGCCCGCGGTGTACCGGCCGCGGCGCGTCCACCGGGCGACGTGATCGCGGTCGGGCGTGCGCACGGCACGCAGCACGTCGGCCTTGCGGGCCGCCAGGTCCGCCGGCGACGTCGACGTGGGCGGCTCCATCGCCACGTACGTCAGCAGCTGGAGCAGGTGGTTCTGCACCATGTCGCGCAGCGCACCCGACCGGTCGTAGTACGCCGCGCGGCTCTGGGCGTCGACGGTCTCGTCGAAGACGATGTCGACGGACTCGATGTGGGCGCTGCTCCACAGCGGCTCGAGGACCCGGTTGGCGAACCGCAGTCCCAGCAGGTTCAGCACGGTCTGCTTGGCCAGGAAGTGGTCGACCCGGAAAACCCCGTCCTCCGGCAGCAGCCGCCCGAGCGCGGCGTTGAGCGCGGTCGCGCCCGCGAGGTCGGAGCCGAAGGGCTTCTCGACGACGACCCGCAGGCCCGACGGCAGGTCGACCTGCGCCAGCGCCTCGACCACGGGCCGGAACAGCCCGTGGGGCAGGGCGAGGTAGAGGACCAGCGGGTCGGTGTCGTCGACCCCGGCCGCGGCGATCCCCGCCGCCAGGGTCGCCGGGTCGGTGACGTCGCCGCGCACCCACGCTGCGGCGTCGACGAGCGCCGCCACCTCCGGGTCGGGACCGTCGGGCGTGTACCGGGCCACGGCCCCGTGCACGTGCGCGCGGAAGCCCGCGGTGTCGAGGTCGTCGTTCGCGACCCCGACCAGCCGCAGCCCGCCCGGCACCGTCTGCGCGACGTGGGCCAGGCCGGGCAGCAGGTACCGGGCCGTCAGGTCGCCGGTGGCCCCGAGGACGACGACGCCCGCGGTCACCGGCGCCGCCCCGTGGTCCGGGGCGTGCGGGGCCGGCCAGGCGCGGTGCAGGTCTGGAGGTGCGTGGGGGTCATGCCTCCATCCTCATCAGGCCCGCCGCGTCCCGCGCGTCGAGTAGGTTCGTGCCAGCCGACGGAAGGAGCGGGCCATGCAGTGCCCCGTGGACCAGGCCCAGCTCGTGATGTCCGAGCGCCAGGGCGTCGAGATCGACTACTGCCCCGTGTGCCGCGGCATCTGGCTCGATCGCGGCGAGCTCGACAAGATCCTCGACCGCGCGGCGACCACGCCCGTCGGCGGTGTGGACCCCCGCGCCGTCCCCGGCGCCGCGGCCCCCGACCCCCGTCCGGTGTACGGGTCGCCCGACCCGCGTCCCGTCTACCCGGCACCCGACCCGCGCGCCACCGGCTACGACCCGCGGTACGACGACCGCCGCCGTGACCCGCGCGACCCCCGGTACGGCTACGACGGCCGCAAGCGCAAGAAGAAGGACTCCTGGCTCGAGGACATCTTCGACTTCTGACGCCGTCGCCCGATCGGGTGCCGCTGTGGACGGTCCCGGTGGGCGGGCCGACGCCGACCGCTAGGGTCCCCGCGTGGAGCTCTTCCTCGCGGTCGCCGCGGCGGCTCTCGTCTCGCTGGCCTTCGGCCACGCGTCGCGCTTCGTGGTCCTGCGGTACGGCACGTGGTCCCGCATCGCCTGCAACCTCGTCGGGATCACCCCGATGATCCTGCTGCTCGACCACCCGCGCTGGGTACCCGTGGCCTTCGCGATCGGTGCCGGCTACGCGATCGGGGCGACGTTCCCGCCTCTGACACCCCCGCGCCCGGTGCCCGAGGACGAGCCCGCCGGCCCCGCCGGGACACCCGGTCCCGCCTGACGTGACGACGCCCGACGGGCCGTCGCTGCGGCTCGGTGCGTGGGGCGGGCCGTCGCCCGTGCTCGCCGACGGGCGGCCGCGGGTCGTCTGGACGGAGACGTTCGCCGACGGGTCGGACGCCCTGCTCGTCCACGACGGTGCCCTGCTCGTCTGGCCGACGGTGGCGGCGTGCACGGCGTGGGTGTACGCGCGGACGGGCCGCGACGAGGACGCCCGGCCCGAGGTCGCGGAGCCGGTCGACGTCGACGTCACCCGCCGCTGGGTGGCCCGGGTGGGCGCACCGCCGCCGGCCGCCGCGCTGCTCGACGTCTGGAACCTGGCGACCGACGTCGCGACGACGCTCGCCCTGCCGCTCGGCGACCGCGGGCGGGTGTCCGACCGCCTGCACGCGATGCTCACCGCCGCGGTCCTGCCGCAGTACTTCCCCCGCGCCCCCGCGCGCGTCACGTGGACCCCGTACGAGCTCGACCGCCTGCGGGAGCGGGCGCTGCGCAACGCGCGGCTCGTCGCCTGGGCGCTCGACGCCGGACGGGCACCCGCAGGGTCCTGACCCGCGCGACGTCCAGTCCGTGGGTGGTGGGGACCCGGTCGGCGGGACGTGCAACGTGCGCGACACGTGCCGTCCGTAGTCTCACAGGATGGACGTGGCGGTGCTGGGGGCGACGGGTGACGTCGGGCGACAGGTGTGCACGCAGCTCGTGGAGCGGCAGCTGCTGCCGACGACGTCGCGGCTGCAGCTCGTCGGGCGCCCGGGCGGCGCGTCGGGGCGGGCGGTGCACGGCCTGCGGGCCGACCTGATCGACGCCTACGACGAGCACGCACCCATGCTCGACGTCGCGCTCGACCCCGCGGACGTCGTCGCCGACGTGGTCGTGGTGGCCGCGGGCCGCACCGTGACGCCCCGCAACGACGGGCTGCCGCCGAGCCGGGCGGGCCTGGCCGCCGACAACGCCGCGGTCTTCCGCGCCTACGCCGACGCGCTCGCCGAGCACGGGTCCGGCAGCGAGGTCGTCGTCGTGGTGTCCAACCCCGTCGAGCTGGCGGTCGCGATCATGGCCGAGCGGCTGGGTCGGCACCGCGTCATCGGCATGGGTGCGTGGCTGGACACGCTGCGGTTCCGCCGCGAGCTGGCCGTGCAGCTGGGGGTGCGCCGGCACCGCGTCGGCGGGTTCGTCGGCGGGCAGCACGGCGAGGACGCGGTGCCGCTGTGGTCGACGGTGCGGATCAGCGGCCTCGACGTCGCCGAGCGCGAACGGGCCGTCGCGCGCCTGCGCGGCCCCCGCACGCTGGGCACGTTCCCCGACGAGATCGCGGCGGCCAAGGCCGAGCTCATCGCCGTCGCGTCGCAGGACATCGGCGAGGCGTTCGCGCTCATCGACTCGTGGCCGCCGGACCTGCGCGTCGTCATGCGCCCCTTCATGACGCACCAGTCGGGTGCGAAGACCGCCACCGGCACCGCCTCGGCCACCATCGACCTGCTCGACACGATCCTCGACGGCCGCGACATCGTCGTCGCCGGTCAGGTCGTGCTCGACGGCGAGGCGACCGTCGGCGGTGCACCCGCGCACGGTGTCCTCGGCGTCCCCGTGGTGCTCGGGCCGGAGGGGTGGTCGCGCGTGCTGCTCGACCCGCTGCCGCCCGACGAGGACGCGCGGCTCGCGCAGTCCGCCGCCGCGATCGACGCCGCCACGGCGCCCTGGCTCGACCCCGTGCCGGCCGGTGCGGGGCTCCACGCACCGCAGGAGGTCCGGGCATGACCGAGGACGACGTCCGCTGGGTCGGGTTCGTGCGCGCCGAGCACCGCACGGGCAGCGTCGCGGCGCTCGCGGGCGTGTTCGCGACGCGCGGCGTGAACGTGGACTCCATGGCGACCGGAGACGTGCACGACGACGCGGGGCTGATCGTGGTGACGTTCCGCGCGGGGGACCGCCGGGCGCGGCTGCTGGCCCGCACGGTCGAGCGGCTGCCGCAGGTGCGCTCGGTGCTGGTGCGTCGTGCGGAGGACCTGGGGGTGCGCGCCGCCGCGGTGGTGCACCTGCCGGCCGGTGTGACGTTCGTGCCGCCCGCGCGGGCGGCGGTGCGGTGGTCGGGGGAGACGGGGCACGGCGAGCCGCTGCTGGTCGAGGGTCCGCTGGTCGACGTCGAGCTGACGGTCGACGCCGCGCGGGCCGCGGGGGCGACGCGCGACGCGACGGTCATCCAGCCGCCGTACGCCTGAGCACCGACGCGAAACTTTCGGCAACGGATGCCGCTTGCGGCTGTCGCGAGCTCCCGTGAGGTAGCCGCTGAGGGCCTGCTCAACCCGTTGAGAACGTCCACATGTCACCCGTACGAGTGAAGAAACGTTTCGGGCGAGGCATCGAAACTATCTGTTCGCGATCGATCTGTTGACCCCGTCGCGGCCCTGCCCCGAGGGTGAGGCGCGCCGGCCGCTGCCGGCGCTTCCACCACTGAGGAGGGATCGATGACGAACCCCGACCTGAGGACCCGACGTCGCCGGCTGGGCGCGTTCGTGGGCGGCCTGGCCGCGACTGCACTGGCGGTGACGATGGCGTTGCCGGCGGCTGCTGCGGGCAGCACGTTGCAGGCTGCTGCGGGCGAGAGCGGGCGGTACTTCGGCACCGCGATCGCGGCGAGCCGGCTGTCGGACTCGACGTACTCGACGATCGCGAACCGTGAGTTCAACATGATCACGGCCGAGAACGAGATGAAGATGGACGCCACCGAGCCGTCGCAGGGGCAGTTCAGCTACACCCAGGGCGACCGGATCGTGAACTGGGCCCGGCAGAACGGCAAGCAGGTGCGCGGTCACGCCCTGGCGTGGCACTCCCAGCAGCCGGGCTGGATGCAGAACATGTCCGGCACGGCGCTGCGCAACGCGATGCTCAACCACGTCACCCAGGTCGCCACGTACTACCGGGGCAAGATCCACTCCTGGGACGTCGTGAACGAGGCCTTCGCCGACGGCTCGTCCGGTGCCCGCCGGGACTCGAACCTGCAGCGCACGGGCAACGACTGGATCGAGGCCGCGTTCCGCGCCGCCCGCGCCGCCGACCCGAACGCCAAGCTCTGCTACAACGACTACAACACCGACAACTGGTCGCACGCCAAGACCCAGGCCGTGTACAACATGGTCCGCGACTTCAAGTCCCGCGGCGTCCCGATCGACTGCGTCGGCTTCCAGGCGCACTTCAACTCGGGCAACCCCGTCCCGTCGAACTACCACACCACGCTGTCGAACTTCGCGGCGCTGGGCGTCGACGTGCAGATCACCGAGCTCGACATCGAGGGCTCCGGCTCCTCGCAGGCGCAGCAGTACCAGGGCATCGTGCAGGCGTGCCTGGCCGTCGCCCGCTGCACGGGCATCACGGTCTGGGGCGTGCGTGACACCGACTCGTGGCGCGCCTCGGGCACCCCGCTGCTGTTCGACGGCTCGGGCAACAAGAAGGCCGCCTACACGAGCGTGCTCAACGCCCTGAACGCGGGCGGCACCACCAACCCCAACCCGACGCCGACGCCCGGCCCGACGACGCCGCCGCCCACCGGTGGCGGGAGCTGCACCGCGACGTACTCCGAGGGTGAGAAGTGGGGCGACCGGTTCAACGGCGTCGTCACGATCCGGGCCAACTCGGCCATCAACAGCTGGCGCTCGACCGTCACGGTGCGCTCGCCGCAGAAGATCATCGCGACCTGGAGCGGCACCCCGTCGTGGGACTCCTCCGGCAACGTGATGACGATGGTGCCCAACGGCAGCGGTGCGCTGGCGGCCGGTCAGACCGTGTCGTTCGGCTTCACCGTGCAGCACAACGGCAACTGGACGTGGCCGTCGGTGACCTGCTCGGCCTCCTGACGGGCTGACCTGCCGACGGGACGACGGTGACCGCTACCCCCCGCGGGCGCCGTCGTCCTGTCGGTCCGTGAAGACGGCGATCAGCTCGTCGACCTCGTGGGACGCCTCGTTCGGGTGCCGCAGCGGCCGGTGCTCCTGCACGCGGTACCGCGTCCGACGCCCGACGCGTTCGCGGCGCAGGTAGCCGGCGTCCTCGAGGTCGCGCAGCACCAGCAGGGCCGCCCGGCCGGTGATGCCGACCCGGGCCGCGAGGTCGGCCACGCGCACGTCCGGCTTGCGGGCGACCGTGAGCAGGACGTGCGCGTGGTTGGTCAGGAAGGTCCACGAGGACCGTGCCGGACGCCCGGGCGGCGTCGGTCCCGTCGCCCCGCCCGCCTCGTCGGCAGGGGGAGCGGGGGCGTCGGCCGTCCCGGGCGTGCCGGTCACCGGGGTGCGGTGGTCCGTGCGCGGCGGAACACGGGCTCGAGCATCGCGGTCTCCTCGGGGGTGGCGACGTGGAACGGCGGGTCGGTCGGCTCGGCGAGGGCGCGGCGACCCTGACCGCGCGTGGCGTACAGGCTCGCACCGATCGACACCGTGAGGATGGTCGTGATGACGGCCAGCGAGACCGACGTCGGGATGTAGAACAGGTCGATCTTGAGCAGCATCTTGACGCCGACCCAGATGAGCACGAACGACAGGCCGACCTTGAGGTAGATGAAGCGGTGCATGAGGTCGGCGAGCAGGAAGTACATCGCGCGCAGGCCCAGGATCGCGAACGCGTTGGCGGTGAACACCAGGAAGACGTCGTCGGTCACCGCGAAGATCGCCGGGATCGAGTCGACGGCGAACACGATGTCGGTGACCTCGACGAGGATCAGCACCGCGAGCAGGGGCGTGGCGAGCAGCGCACCGTTCCGGCGGACGAGCAGGCGCTGGCCGTGGAACGCGTCGGTCATCGGCACGGTCCGGCGGAACAGGCGCCACGCGCGCGAGTCCTCGGGGTTGAGGTGGTCGTTGCGGGTCCGCAGCATGCGGTAGCCGGTGTACAGCAGGAACGCGGCGAAGAGGTACAGCACCCAGCCGAAGCTCTCGATGAGGGCGGCGCCGCCGGCGATGAAGATCCCGCGGAACACGAGCGCGCCGAGCACGCCGAGGAACAGCACGCGGTGCTGCAGCTCCCGGGGCACGGCGAAGTACGTGAAGATGATCGCCCAGACGAAGACGTTGTCGACCGCCAGGGACTTCTCGATGAGGTAGCCGGCGAAGTACTGCTGGCCGGCGACGGCACCGCCGTAGTGCCACACGAGGGCGCCGAAGCCGACGCCGCAGCCCACCCAGACCGCCGACCACAGCGCGGCCTCGCGCACGTGGATGACGTGCGCACGCCGGTGCGCGAACAGGTCGATGGCCAGCATCAGCACGATCGCGCCGAGCACGGCGAGCCAGATCCACACGGGCACGTCCATGAGCACTCCTCCGGTCGTCAGCACCAACCGGAGGTCTCTCCCGACCCGCTGTGCGGGCCCGCTGCACCGGACCGCCGTCGGGGCGGCCGTCGTGACGACGCAGCGTCGGGGGATACTCCCCTCCACGTGCGAAAAGTGAACCCTGGTTCACCTGTTCCGTCAACCGGGGAGCGCCCGGCGCCCGGCGGCAAGTGGCTGCCGGGCGCCGGATGCTGCGCCGTCAGGCCACGCGGCCCTTCGGGGCCGTCTCCGCGGTCTTGGCCGCGTCGCGCTCCACGACGTCGCCGAGGACCTCGTCGATGCGGGTCATCAGCTCGGCCGGGATGCGCACGCCCGCGGCCTTGACGTTCTCCTGCACCTGCTCCGGGCGCGACGCGCCGATCAGGGCGGCGGCCACGTTGTCGTTCTGCAGCACCCACGCCACCGCGAGCTGCGCCATCGACAGGCCCAGCTCGTCCGCGACCGGCGCCAGGCCCTGCACACGGGTGAGGACGTCGTCGTTCATGAACCGCTTGATCATGTTCGCGCCGCCCTTCTCGTCCGTGGCGCGCGACCCGGCCGGCGGCTGCTGGCCCGGCTTGTACTTGCCGGTCAGCACGCCCTGCGCGACGGGCGACCAGACGATCTGCGAGACGCCGAGCTCGCGCGAGGCGGGCACGACCTCGTCCTCGATGACGCGCCACAGCATCGAGTACTGCGGCTGGCTCGAGATGAGCTGCACGCCCATCTCCTTGGCGAGGGCGTGACCGGCGCGCAGCTGGTCCGCGGTCCACTCCGAGACGCCGATGTAGAGGGCCTTGCCCTGGCGCACGATGTCGGCGAACGCCTGCATCGTCTCCTCGAGCGGGGTCTCGGTGTCGAACCGGTGCGCCTGGTAGAGGTCGACGTAGTCGGTCTGCAGGCGGGTCAGCGAGCCGTTGATCGACTCCATGACGTGCTTGCGCGACAGGCCCGTGTCGTTCTTGCCGCCGGGCCCGGTCGGCCAGTAGACCTTCGTGAAGATCTCGAGCGACTCACGCCGCTCGCCCTTGAGGGCCTCGCCCAGGACGGACTCGGCCTTGGTGTTCGCGTAGACGTCCGCGGTGTCGAACGTCGAGATGCCGGCGTCGAGCGCCGCGCGCACGCACCGCGTCGCCATGTCGTTCTCGACCTGCGAGCCGTGCGTGAGCCAGTTGCCGTAGGTGATCTCGGAGATCTTGAGACCGCTGTTGCCGAGGTAACGGAATTCCATCCCCCCATCCCAGCACCTCCCGTCCACCCGCGCGCACCCGGGCGTCACGCCCGGCCGTCAGGTGCGGGCGGCGACGACCTCGTCGGTCTGCGCGTCCCACGCGTCGGCGGCGGCGACCAGCGCCGCAGGCGTCGTGCGGAGCGTCACGGTCACGCCGGCCGAGGGGTCGGGGTGACCCGGCGGGCTCGCCTCGTGGGCCAGGTGGACCCGGACGGTGACACCGCCACCGACGTGGTGGGCGAGGCTCGTGCCGAGCACGGGCTCGAGGAACTGCTCCCGGTCCGTCGGACGGCCGGGTGTGGGCTCGACGCGCACCCGCCCGGCGGCAGCCTCGCGCAACCACCGGCCGAGCGCGCGCGCCTCGTCGAGAAGCAGCGCGGGGTCGGTGAACGACCACGCCGTCCCGTCAGGGAGCTGCACGTCGCCGCGCACGAGCAGCCAGTCCGCGTCGACGGGGTCGTCGGCGGGGGCCTCGGGGTTCTCCCACCCGACCGGTCGCAGGTCGACGACGGTTCCGTCGTCGCAGGTGAGCAGCACGGCTCCAGCATGCCGGGTCCGGCCGGCCGGTGGACGACCCGCACCCGTGGGGACGCCGCGCCGTCCTACGCCAGGAAGGTGGCGAGGGCGGGGGCGACGAGCTCCGGGTGGCCGTACTCGTCGGAGTTCTGCGTGACGCTGTGCCACTGCCCGGGCAGTTCGACGTGCCTCGCGCCCGGGATCGTCGCGGCGAGGGTCGCGACGGCCAGGCGGAGGTAGGGGCGGGTCGCGGTCCCGTCGACGAGGAGCGTGCTGGCGCGGATCGCGGCGAAGTCGTGGGCGCGGTCCGCGTTCGCGGCGACGACCACGAAGTCCTCCGGCAGCGCCTCGACCATGCGCCGGCGCTCGGGCGAGCGGAGCATGGCGCGCGAGGCGAGGGCCAGCACCGGCAGCGGCAGGCCGAACATCCACGGCGGCCCCATCTCGGCCACCTTCATCCCGATCGCCGCGGCGCGGGCGAGGTCGCCGCGGGCGACGGCGGTGACGAGCTCGTCGGCCAGGTCCAGACGCATCGAGCCGTCGACCGGCAGCGGCGGCTCGAACAGCACGAGCCTGGTGATCCGCTCGTCCTCGAGCGCGGCGCGCGCGGCGACCAGCGCGCCCGAGCTGATCCCCACGACCCGGCCGGCCCCGGTCGCGTCGAGCACGGCCCGCAGGTCGGCGACCGCGAGGGCCGGGGTGGGCGGCACCGGGAGCGGGCCGCTCGCCCCGCGGCCGCGACGGTCGAGGAGGTGGACGCGGAACCGGTCCGCCAGCAGCACGGCGAGGTCGCGCTGGCTCTGGCCCGACTGCATCGCGCCGTGCACGACCAGCACGTCGGGGCCGCTCCCGACCGACCGGAGCGCGAGGGTCGTGCCGTCCGCGGCGTCGACGGTGGTCGTGGCGAGGGGCAGGCTCATGGATTTATCTTATTGACTAAGATGATGAGGTGGCAAGATGTACCGGTGACCGAGCGTGACGAGCTGACGAGCCGGCTGCAGGTGCTCAGCGAGCAGGAGGCCACCCAGACGGCGCTCTTCCAGCAGGTGGCGGCGGCCAGGTACGGGCTCGGCGTGACCGACATGAAGGCGCTGAGCATCCTGCTGCGCGAAGGGCCCCAGACCGCGGGTGCGCTCATGGCGCGCCT is a genomic window containing:
- a CDS encoding WapI family immunity protein → MLLTCDDGTVVDLRPVGWENPEAPADDPVDADWLLVRGDVQLPDGTAWSFTDPALLLDEARALGRWLREAAAGRVRVEPTPGRPTDREQFLEPVLGTSLAHHVGGGVTVRVHLAHEASPPGHPDPSAGVTVTLRTTPAALVAAADAWDAQTDEVVAART
- a CDS encoding aldo/keto reductase family protein, which translates into the protein MEFRYLGNSGLKISEITYGNWLTHGSQVENDMATRCVRAALDAGISTFDTADVYANTKAESVLGEALKGERRESLEIFTKVYWPTGPGGKNDTGLSRKHVMESINGSLTRLQTDYVDLYQAHRFDTETPLEETMQAFADIVRQGKALYIGVSEWTADQLRAGHALAKEMGVQLISSQPQYSMLWRVIEDEVVPASRELGVSQIVWSPVAQGVLTGKYKPGQQPPAGSRATDEKGGANMIKRFMNDDVLTRVQGLAPVADELGLSMAQLAVAWVLQNDNVAAALIGASRPEQVQENVKAAGVRIPAELMTRIDEVLGDVVERDAAKTAETAPKGRVA
- a CDS encoding alpha/beta fold hydrolase; translation: MSLPLATTTVDAADGTTLALRSVGSGPDVLVVHGAMQSGQSQRDLAVLLADRFRVHLLDRRGRGASGPLPVPPTPALAVADLRAVLDATGAGRVVGISSGALVAARAALEDERITRLVLFEPPLPVDGSMRLDLADELVTAVARGDLARAAAIGMKVAEMGPPWMFGLPLPVLALASRAMLRSPERRRMVEALPEDFVVVAANADRAHDFAAIRASTLLVDGTATRPYLRLAVATLAATIPGARHVELPGQWHSVTQNSDEYGHPELVAPALATFLA
- a CDS encoding endo-1,4-beta-xylanase; the protein is MTNPDLRTRRRRLGAFVGGLAATALAVTMALPAAAAGSTLQAAAGESGRYFGTAIAASRLSDSTYSTIANREFNMITAENEMKMDATEPSQGQFSYTQGDRIVNWARQNGKQVRGHALAWHSQQPGWMQNMSGTALRNAMLNHVTQVATYYRGKIHSWDVVNEAFADGSSGARRDSNLQRTGNDWIEAAFRAARAADPNAKLCYNDYNTDNWSHAKTQAVYNMVRDFKSRGVPIDCVGFQAHFNSGNPVPSNYHTTLSNFAALGVDVQITELDIEGSGSSQAQQYQGIVQACLAVARCTGITVWGVRDTDSWRASGTPLLFDGSGNKKAAYTSVLNALNAGGTTNPNPTPTPGPTTPPPTGGGSCTATYSEGEKWGDRFNGVVTIRANSAINSWRSTVTVRSPQKIIATWSGTPSWDSSGNVMTMVPNGSGALAAGQTVSFGFTVQHNGNWTWPSVTCSAS
- a CDS encoding TerC family protein; translated protein: MDVPVWIWLAVLGAIVLMLAIDLFAHRRAHVIHVREAALWSAVWVGCGVGFGALVWHYGGAVAGQQYFAGYLIEKSLAVDNVFVWAIIFTYFAVPRELQHRVLFLGVLGALVFRGIFIAGGAALIESFGWVLYLFAAFLLYTGYRMLRTRNDHLNPEDSRAWRLFRRTVPMTDAFHGQRLLVRRNGALLATPLLAVLILVEVTDIVFAVDSIPAIFAVTDDVFLVFTANAFAILGLRAMYFLLADLMHRFIYLKVGLSFVLIWVGVKMLLKIDLFYIPTSVSLAVITTILTVSIGASLYATRGQGRRALAEPTDPPFHVATPEETAMLEPVFRRARTTAPR
- a CDS encoding ACT domain-containing protein; this encodes MTEDDVRWVGFVRAEHRTGSVAALAGVFATRGVNVDSMATGDVHDDAGLIVVTFRAGDRRARLLARTVERLPQVRSVLVRRAEDLGVRAAAVVHLPAGVTFVPPARAAVRWSGETGHGEPLLVEGPLVDVELTVDAARAAGATRDATVIQPPYA
- a CDS encoding MarR family winged helix-turn-helix transcriptional regulator, coding for MTGTPGTADAPAPPADEAGGATGPTPPGRPARSSWTFLTNHAHVLLTVARKPDVRVADLAARVGITGRAALLVLRDLEDAGYLRRERVGRRTRYRVQEHRPLRHPNEASHEVDELIAVFTDRQDDGARGG
- a CDS encoding glucose-6-phosphate dehydrogenase; translation: MTAGVVVLGATGDLTARYLLPGLAHVAQTVPGGLRLVGVANDDLDTAGFRAHVHGAVARYTPDGPDPEVAALVDAAAWVRGDVTDPATLAAGIAAAGVDDTDPLVLYLALPHGLFRPVVEALAQVDLPSGLRVVVEKPFGSDLAGATALNAALGRLLPEDGVFRVDHFLAKQTVLNLLGLRFANRVLEPLWSSAHIESVDIVFDETVDAQSRAAYYDRSGALRDMVQNHLLQLLTYVAMEPPTSTSPADLAARKADVLRAVRTPDRDHVARWTRRGRYTAGTVAGRAVDAYTDAPGVDPARGTETYAEVTLHVDTWRWGGVPFRLRTGKALAADRREIVVRFREVPHRVFAGEAPARNELRLQLDPDRMSLDLNVNGIGDPFALETVTLDTELARQDPTPYGQLLLAVIDGDTRLSAHAAEAEEGWRIVEPVLAAWADDVVPLEEYAAGSDGPA
- a CDS encoding lactate/malate family dehydrogenase translates to MDVAVLGATGDVGRQVCTQLVERQLLPTTSRLQLVGRPGGASGRAVHGLRADLIDAYDEHAPMLDVALDPADVVADVVVVAAGRTVTPRNDGLPPSRAGLAADNAAVFRAYADALAEHGSGSEVVVVVSNPVELAVAIMAERLGRHRVIGMGAWLDTLRFRRELAVQLGVRRHRVGGFVGGQHGEDAVPLWSTVRISGLDVAERERAVARLRGPRTLGTFPDEIAAAKAELIAVASQDIGEAFALIDSWPPDLRVVMRPFMTHQSGAKTATGTASATIDLLDTILDGRDIVVAGQVVLDGEATVGGAPAHGVLGVPVVLGPEGWSRVLLDPLPPDEDARLAQSAAAIDAATAPWLDPVPAGAGLHAPQEVRA
- a CDS encoding TFIIB-type zinc ribbon-containing protein produces the protein MQCPVDQAQLVMSERQGVEIDYCPVCRGIWLDRGELDKILDRAATTPVGGVDPRAVPGAAAPDPRPVYGSPDPRPVYPAPDPRATGYDPRYDDRRRDPRDPRYGYDGRKRKKKDSWLEDIFDF